A genome region from Thermococcus onnurineus NA1 includes the following:
- a CDS encoding cell division protein SepF — protein MGLFDSLKKKDEKIKRKPPTAIKKEVAAPRRDIDVVPLEEDVLAKELVKPQVRYLKKIVVTSYADLERISEELQNGNIVLVDLTPLEVKPEVLEKVAEQIKGMVSALGGQAAKICKHEIKLILTPVDIKIAK, from the coding sequence ATGGGATTGTTTGATAGCCTCAAAAAGAAGGACGAAAAGATCAAGAGGAAGCCACCCACTGCTATTAAGAAGGAGGTTGCTGCTCCAAGGCGTGACATTGATGTCGTACCCCTTGAGGAGGATGTTCTTGCTAAGGAGCTAGTCAAGCCCCAGGTCAGGTACCTCAAGAAGATCGTCGTCACCAGCTACGCCGACCTCGAGAGGATTTCAGAGGAGCTCCAGAACGGCAACATCGTTTTAGTCGACCTCACCCCGCTCGAGGTCAAGCCGGAGGTTCTTGAGAAGGTCGCGGAGCAGATAAAGGGCATGGTGAGTGCCCTCGGCGGCCAGGCCGCTAAAATCTGCAAGCACGAAATAAAGCTGATTTTGACCCCTGTGGACATAAAGATAGCCAAGTGA
- a CDS encoding ZPR1 zinc finger domain-containing protein, which translates to MSEREGEIQEIRLGDCPICGGKGTLKALQYVHEIPYFGKVMESTIICDRCGYRNADVMMLEDRPPKLYTMKVEEEKDLFTRVIRSKSGTIELDEIGVKIEPGPAAEGFVSNVEGVLERVRETLLMARDFRKQEGDEEAVKKVDEILQYIEDVREGKKPLTVKIMDPLGNSALIGEKVRSRLLTQEEIESLSLGPYVIVDPEKETGEKEDSD; encoded by the coding sequence ATGAGTGAGAGAGAGGGAGAGATTCAGGAGATTCGCCTCGGTGACTGTCCTATCTGCGGCGGCAAAGGCACGCTCAAGGCTCTGCAGTACGTTCACGAGATACCTTACTTCGGCAAGGTCATGGAGTCCACGATAATCTGCGACCGCTGCGGCTATAGGAACGCCGACGTCATGATGCTTGAAGACAGGCCGCCGAAGCTCTACACGATGAAGGTGGAGGAGGAGAAGGATCTCTTCACGCGCGTTATCAGGAGCAAGAGCGGAACCATAGAGCTCGACGAGATAGGAGTTAAGATAGAGCCCGGTCCGGCCGCGGAAGGCTTTGTCAGCAACGTCGAGGGAGTGCTTGAAAGGGTCAGGGAGACTCTCCTCATGGCCAGGGACTTCAGGAAGCAGGAGGGCGACGAGGAAGCCGTCAAGAAGGTTGATGAAATACTCCAGTACATCGAGGACGTCAGAGAGGGCAAAAAGCCGCTTACGGTTAAAATCATGGATCCCCTCGGCAACAGTGCACTGATAGGCGAGAAGGTCAGGAGCAGGCTCTTAACACAGGAGGAAATCGAGAGCCTCAGCCTTGGGCCGTACGTCATCGTTGATCCAGAGAAGGAGACGGGAGAAAAGGAGGACTCCGATTAA
- a CDS encoding ASCH domain-containing protein encodes MEHVIALHQVYGELIFRGLKTVELRKSRAFGEGDIVFLYIARGNPYELRDTLRRLGLHEEQTLTKRGTIAGGFEVGEVIKADLETLWEMTKDTSGLTLVHGENGKKWLGQYIRDYGYAFTIERPFLFKEPMSREEMKERYGIHVEGIIHLSRKTRKPWVRALIEDLLAREAVYL; translated from the coding sequence ATGGAGCACGTGATAGCGCTCCACCAGGTCTACGGCGAGCTGATATTCAGAGGCCTAAAGACGGTAGAGCTGAGGAAGAGCAGAGCTTTTGGCGAGGGGGACATCGTTTTCCTCTACATAGCGCGCGGAAACCCCTACGAGCTGAGGGACACGCTAAGGAGGCTCGGCCTTCACGAGGAGCAGACGCTGACCAAGAGGGGAACCATCGCCGGTGGCTTCGAGGTTGGAGAAGTCATTAAGGCTGATCTTGAGACGCTCTGGGAGATGACGAAAGATACGAGCGGTTTAACTCTCGTTCACGGCGAGAACGGGAAGAAATGGCTTGGACAATACATCAGGGACTACGGCTACGCCTTCACCATAGAAAGACCCTTCCTTTTCAAGGAGCCAATGAGCAGGGAGGAGATGAAGGAGCGCTACGGAATCCACGTGGAGGGTATAATTCACCTGTCAAGAAAAACAAGGAAGCCCTGGGTAAGGGCTTTGATAGAAGACCTCCTCGCAAGGGAGGCAGTCTATCTTTAA
- a CDS encoding homoserine dehydrogenase: protein MEVKLSLFGFGNVGRAVARVLLEKETFFKERYSLSFKVVSIADTSGTVWLPESIDLREALTVKETFGKLSAWTNDYEVYNFTPKEAVQEIDADIVIDVTNDKNAYGWHLTALRDGKAVVTSNKPPLAFHYAELMEEANKRSLPYLFEATVMAGTPIITLLRHGLRGDTVERIEAVLNATTTFILSEMEKGLDFDDALKEAQKLGIAERDPSGDILGIDAGYKATILHCLAFEPITFDMASVKGIVEVTPGEIERAKAKGKTIRLVATVEEGRIVVGPKEIPKNSPLAVESHENAAVIKTDLLGELVIKGAGAGLKETASGVVSDIVMAALMMR from the coding sequence ATGGAGGTAAAGCTCTCTCTTTTCGGCTTCGGAAACGTCGGTAGAGCCGTAGCGAGGGTTCTTCTCGAAAAAGAGACCTTCTTCAAAGAGCGATACAGCCTGAGCTTTAAGGTGGTTAGCATAGCCGACACGAGCGGAACGGTGTGGCTCCCGGAGAGCATCGACCTGAGGGAAGCGCTCACCGTGAAGGAGACCTTCGGAAAGCTCTCGGCATGGACTAACGACTACGAGGTTTACAACTTCACACCAAAGGAGGCAGTTCAGGAGATAGACGCAGACATCGTTATCGACGTGACGAACGACAAGAACGCCTACGGGTGGCATCTAACTGCTTTGAGAGACGGAAAGGCTGTCGTTACGAGCAACAAGCCACCGCTGGCTTTCCACTACGCGGAACTGATGGAAGAGGCCAATAAAAGGAGCCTTCCCTATCTCTTCGAGGCGACTGTGATGGCAGGAACCCCGATAATAACGCTCCTCCGACACGGGCTGAGGGGGGACACCGTGGAGAGAATTGAAGCCGTCCTCAATGCCACAACAACCTTCATCCTGAGCGAGATGGAGAAGGGGTTGGACTTTGATGATGCTTTGAAGGAGGCCCAAAAGTTGGGCATAGCGGAGCGCGACCCGAGCGGCGATATATTGGGCATCGACGCCGGCTATAAAGCGACCATCCTCCACTGCCTCGCCTTCGAGCCTATAACGTTTGATATGGCGAGTGTTAAGGGCATCGTCGAGGTAACGCCCGGAGAGATTGAAAGGGCAAAAGCGAAGGGCAAGACAATAAGGCTCGTCGCCACGGTTGAAGAGGGGAGGATCGTTGTGGGGCCTAAAGAAATCCCGAAGAACAGTCCGCTCGCAGTTGAAAGCCACGAAAACGCGGCAGTGATAAAAACCGACCTCCTCGGCGAGCTTGTGATTAAGGGTGCTGGCGCAGGGCTGAAGGAAACCGCCAGCGGGGTGGTGAGTGATATTGTTATGGCGGCGCTGATGATGCGCTGA
- a CDS encoding CBS domain-containing protein, whose product MRVKTLMTPDPVVIKLPATREYALDLFRKHKVRSFPVANREGKLVGIISIKRVMLHPDEEQLAMLVKRDVPTVKPNDDLKKAVRAMLESDYRRVVVVDDDDHVLGILTVGDIVRRYLSKNEKLRSVTIEKYYQKNVGVVWRGTPLKAALKALLLCNAMAIPVIDDDGNLVGMVDETDLLKDSEVVRVMKSTALAASSEEDWILESHPTLLFEKAELQLPEKPVEDIMNPEVIIATPHMSVYEVAQKMVQYHIEQLPVIRGEGELVGIVRDMDIIKVILNK is encoded by the coding sequence ATGCGTGTAAAGACTTTGATGACCCCCGATCCAGTGGTCATAAAGCTCCCGGCCACGAGGGAGTATGCCCTTGACCTCTTCAGGAAACACAAAGTAAGGTCATTCCCCGTAGCAAACAGAGAAGGCAAGCTCGTTGGAATAATAAGTATCAAGCGTGTTATGCTCCATCCTGATGAGGAGCAACTGGCAATGCTCGTCAAAAGGGATGTTCCCACAGTGAAACCCAATGATGACCTTAAGAAGGCTGTCAGAGCTATGCTGGAGAGTGACTACAGACGCGTAGTGGTAGTTGATGACGATGACCATGTTCTTGGCATACTGACAGTAGGGGACATCGTGAGGCGCTACCTGTCCAAAAACGAGAAGCTGAGGAGCGTTACGATAGAGAAATACTACCAGAAGAACGTCGGCGTTGTCTGGCGTGGAACGCCGCTCAAGGCCGCTTTGAAGGCACTTCTCCTCTGCAACGCGATGGCTATCCCTGTCATAGACGATGACGGCAACCTCGTTGGAATGGTCGACGAGACTGACCTCCTCAAAGACAGCGAAGTTGTAAGGGTTATGAAGAGCACAGCCCTGGCTGCCTCCAGCGAGGAGGACTGGATACTCGAGAGCCACCCAACTCTGCTCTTCGAGAAGGCCGAGCTGCAGCTCCCGGAGAAGCCAGTCGAGGATATAATGAATCCCGAAGTTATCATAGCCACACCACACATGAGTGTCTACGAGGTCGCCCAGAAGATGGTTCAGTACCACATCGAGCAGCTGCCCGTTATAAGAGGTGAAGGCGAGCTTGTCGGCATCGTCAGGGACATGGATATCATAAAGGTCATCCTAAACAAGTGA
- a CDS encoding sodium ion-translocating decarboxylase subunit beta gives MAGLEQAIIEFIESMGLLHLTVGNVIMILVGLILVYLAIRYEMEPLLLLPIGISAVIVNLPLTGITDEPHGLFYLIHHYLISTEIVPLLIFFGLGAMTDFGPMIADPKTALLGAAAQIGVFVAMLSAVLLGFTLPEAASIGIIGGADGPTTIYLTTKLAPHLLGATAVAAYSYMSLVPLIQPPIIKAMTSKEERKIRMEQLRPVSKREKIMFPIITAIVISLLVPSAGPLIGMLMIGNLFRESGVVERLSKAAQEELMNIVTIFLGLGVGSTMRAETFLTAKTLMILGLGVVAFASATAGGVLLGKIMMKLSGGKINPMIGAAGVSAVPMSARVVQRLASEEDPGNFILMHAMGPNVAGVIGTAVVAGVLLSVLG, from the coding sequence ATGGCCGGACTGGAGCAGGCAATAATCGAATTCATCGAGAGCATGGGGCTTCTCCATCTAACTGTTGGCAATGTAATAATGATACTCGTCGGTCTGATACTCGTCTATCTCGCCATCAGATATGAGATGGAGCCCCTGCTCCTCCTCCCGATAGGCATAAGTGCCGTCATCGTCAACCTGCCGCTCACAGGCATAACCGACGAACCACATGGACTGTTCTATCTTATCCACCACTACCTCATAAGCACAGAGATAGTGCCACTGCTGATATTCTTCGGACTGGGGGCGATGACAGACTTCGGGCCGATGATAGCAGACCCCAAGACGGCTCTGCTCGGCGCTGCCGCTCAGATAGGTGTTTTCGTTGCTATGCTGAGCGCGGTGCTGCTCGGTTTCACCCTGCCTGAGGCGGCTTCGATAGGTATCATCGGCGGTGCCGACGGACCGACGACCATATACCTCACCACCAAGCTGGCTCCACACCTTCTCGGAGCGACTGCCGTGGCGGCTTACTCTTACATGAGCCTCGTCCCGCTTATCCAGCCGCCTATCATCAAGGCCATGACCAGTAAGGAGGAAAGGAAAATCAGAATGGAGCAGCTCAGACCCGTCTCCAAGAGGGAGAAGATAATGTTCCCCATAATCACTGCTATCGTCATCAGCCTCCTCGTTCCAAGCGCCGGGCCGCTCATTGGAATGCTCATGATAGGCAACCTCTTCAGGGAGAGCGGCGTCGTTGAGAGGCTGAGCAAAGCTGCCCAGGAGGAGCTAATGAACATCGTCACCATCTTCCTCGGGCTTGGCGTCGGCTCAACGATGAGGGCTGAGACTTTCCTCACGGCGAAGACCCTTATGATACTTGGCCTTGGTGTCGTCGCCTTCGCCTCTGCAACCGCTGGAGGAGTGCTCCTCGGGAAGATTATGATGAAGCTTAGCGGCGGCAAGATAAACCCGATGATTGGAGCGGCTGGAGTTTCGGCAGTTCCAATGAGCGCCAGGGTTGTCCAGCGCTTGGCGAGTGAGGAAGACCCAGGGAACTTCATACTCATGCACGCAATGGGTCCGAACGTCGCTGGAGTTATAGGGACTGCCGTCGTCGCCGGAGTTCTTCTCTCAGTTCTAGGCTGA